DNA sequence from the Methanolobus sp. ZRKC5 genome:
CCTGAAAAAAAGGTGGCGTAAGCTATTGTCAGAGACAGGACAGCCATGCATAGAAGGACCACAACGATCCTTTCTTCTTTTTCCATGAGCAAACCACTTGAATCAGGCTTTTTCTATTGAGACCAGCTCAATATCGAATATCAGGGTTTTACCTGCAAGGTTATGATTACAATCAAGAGTGACGTTTTCCTCTGATATGTTGACAATTGTTACAGGCTGACTCTGATAAGTTACTTTCTGACCTATGACAGGCGTTATGTTCGCAGATTGGAATTCACCCACAGGCACGGGTATCAGAAGCTCAGGGCAATACGCACCATAACCATCTTCCGGAAGTATTGTAACAGTTTTCTTTTCACCAACTGCCATCCCCATTACAGCATCGTCAAATCCTTTGATCATCTGGCCTGCACCGGCTATAAAGGGCAATGGTTCATAACTCCTATAAGGATTGTAGAGATTTTCTGCCATAGCAACGTCTGCTCTGGAAGTATCGAACACTGTTCCATCTTCAAGACTACCAGTATAATTTACAGAAACATAATCCCCAGTCTTAACCGTTTGAGAATTATCGGATTCTGCACAACCACAAGCAAAGAGAACACATATCACCAGAACAAATAATAGTATTTTTTTCAAATGACCACCACCTATATTTCATTTACATATTCATAATTGGAAAATTAATATTCATATATAACTAATAATTTTTATGAGTATACGGATGTGATTCTTTAAGGTATATAAGATTACTGAAAACACCCCCATAGATATTTGTCGGCACTATTGACGCATATTCTGTTTTAGGCTTAAGTAAAATATAAATATATAAAAAACAATATACATGTATATGTGCAACTAATGCACTGTTAGCCACTAACATTCCCGGTGAAAATCGATGAATTCTATAAATTCTAACAAAAAATGGGAGTCTTCTACAAAAGGACAAATCGGAATCGGCACCCTGATAATCTTTATTGCGATGGTTCTTGTCGCAGCAGTTGCAGCATCTGTATTAATTCAGACATCAGGAGTATTGCAACAGGATGCACTATCTACAGGAAAAGAAGCAACAAAAGAAGTTTCTTCAAACCTAATGATACATAATATAGAAGGATTCAGATCTGAGAACAGTGATACTGATATGTCTTCAACGATTGATGTTTTCAAACTAACAATGGGGCTTAATGCAGCCAGTGAACCTGTAGACCTAAACCAGGTTATCATCTCCATTACAGATGGATTCAGGTCCAATAATCTTGTACATGCTGGCAACAGGAACAGCTTATCACCTCGTTCCGATTTTCAGGGAAACATGTCTGGTTTTAGCGCAGATGCTGCTGCAAACTTACAGAAGCTGTTCACAGAAAATACAACAATTGGCAATGCAGAATTAAATGTTACATACGTAAATGCACAAAACTATTTTTCAGTTGACGATATAAGAGATGAAGATGACTCTTTTTCCCAATCAATTCCTGTGATGACTACAGGCGATATTGTTGTAATCTATATACCGACTGCATCCCAGACTTCCGCAGATACGGGATATGCAACCCTCAGTTCAATCAATATTTCATCCTCACTGCAAGATTCAGGGCTCAACCTTGTACCACGTACGTCCGTAAATATGGTACTTACACCAGAAGCAGGGGCATCAGCAAATGCAGACTTTATTCTTCCAACTACCTATGGAAGCAATGCAATGGTACAATTATATCCATAATAAAATCGAAATGAAAATAACCACCTTCTGACAGGTTATTCACTTTTTTAAAAATTATATTTTTTATTGATCGTTGTTTTCTTAGACAAAATAAAGCCATTATAGACAAGACTCACGAAAAGTGTACCTATGCTATAGAGGCACAATAAAATATAAAGAGCATACCCATGTCCAGTGATGATACTGGAAAGGGTTTTTGTTTCTCGTTCACATTGAAATTTTTAATTTACCCTTTGGAAGAGAACAAGATTTCTTAAAGGTCCACACCGTGTCACAGTTCATAAAAGTATATATTATTTAATGATTGTTCTCTTATGTACACACTACTGTATAATGTAAAAGGTTGTTTAAAAATAAAATAAATTAAAATAAGGTACAGCCTGTTTAGTCCTTGTTAGCTACCCTTTCTATAGAATATCCGTTAGTAATCTCTTTTTTGATAGAATAATAACATTCATCTGCTACTTTCGTGGAACCTGTAAATAGCTTTTTTTCAAAATCAAAGAGACAGGCAAATTCATCAACAGCCTCATCGAACTTTTTTTCGTAACATAACCCCGTATCCACCTTTCCAACATGCTTGTAGCCAGAGTAATCAAAGACCATTTTCGTCATTTTGATGTTATCGGGATCAGGAGTTAATTTTGCAAGGACAAGCATTTCTTTCCAGTTGGCTGCTTGCATTGGAGTAAGGAAGTATATCCCCTCCCCTCTTTCTCCACCCTTCATAGCTGCCACATAGGCATTCCTGTCTCCAAATGCAGCACAGATACAATCATCCACAATATTACCCTGAGCATCTTTAAGAATCCTCACCGGCACCCCAAGATAAGCAAAGTCTGATTCAAGTGACCCAAGAACGTTGCCGCAAAGACCATAAAAAACGAGGAAACCATTAAATATATCTCCCATTTCTTCAATGGACATGTAGACCTTTTCTTTGAGAAGAGATGGATCAGCATCCAGTGCAAACTCCAGGATATTCAGGACAACTACAAAATCATCAGTCTGGCCGAGCTTTGAAGGCACGTCATTGAGTGATATTACCTCATACTCTATGGAAACATCATTTAGTTTCTCTTTAATTACTTCGATGTTTTCGTTCTCAATCATTATCAGGCGAGAATTCTCATCTTCCTCTTCAAATATATGAACGAGTTCATCTTCAAACATACGGCAGGATAACAGGTATAATGATGGCACGCTACAACTCTCCTTTTAACTTTCAATATGTGGTATTCCCACCACACCCTTAAACGTAATTTTTGTTTCCATAAACAGAACATTGCCCAAATGAAGCATTATATAATTACTCATTGCTTCAAATTTAACATCACCCTCATCAAATACAGTATTTTCCACACATTCCATAACAAAGATACCTTAATGCCCCTGCGTTACATTTCATTTATTGATTTTTAATGAAATAATTGGTAGTTGGCATTAAATGAGCATTTAGATAAGCTGTTATACCACATAGAAAAGCACCAAAGTCCTGTAAAAGTTCATGAACACATACCACAGCACGCACCAAGAGATATGCATATATTCGGACACATTGCTAACGCACTGAGAAATAACAACAAAAACGCAATAAAAACAAAAAGACTGCAAAAATAATTTAATGGACTGGTCGGGAATTGAACCCGAGGCCTCTACCATGCCAAGGTAGCGATCTTCCCCTGATCTACCAGCCCGAAATATCAAGTCTTAAATCACATTATCTGACATAAACCTATCGCTGCAAACTTGTATGTACTTTCATCATTCTAAACAAATTAAGGGCAGATTTCTGTTTTCAAGCGAAATATTAAAGTACCTGTATGCGTATTTGGAGTGTCGCGTGATGAAGGCGTTGCGTGAAACATAAGCATTGTGGGCCCGTAGCTTAGCTAGGTAGAGCGCACGGCTGATAACCGTGAGGCCATGAGTTCGAATCTCATCGGGCCCACCATTAATAATTATCTTTCTGATGCTGGTTTTGATTGATTAATTATGTTTTTTTACTATTATTGTGGTGCTGAGCGTAGTGATGCACTTCGATTCGCGCTTCAGAAGCGTCATCTGGTATTGCACAGTCTATAGTTTTCCAAGATCAATAATTAATTTTTTCAGAATCATTCCTCTTACTTTAAGCACACACTTAATTAAAAATTTAAAAACATCTCACGCTTATTTTAGCTAAGGCTCTGGTTCTCTGCCCTGTGCATAGTCAATAGTATATCATAAAAAATAGATGTTTCAGACTTAATATTCTAATATAAAAAATATTAATATATTATAGCATGCTATAATAGTAATTGTTATCAAGTAAAAAAATTACAAAATTAACCTTTCAAAGAAAAGGGCAAGCCATTCGAAAAATATCATTACACAAGCATTACCTAATGTTGTATTTTTAATGGCAGAAATTCAAAAAAACAAAAACTAAATTTATTACACATAATCAGGTGATTTTACATGAGAGACAAAAAACCCAGTGGTATGAGTGAAAAAGAATATGAGATCGTAGAATTGCTCAGAAAATTAGACATAAATAGAACTGTAGCCTTAACCCTCGCCTGTCTTTCCTGCGGGGAAGAGATCACCTCACGCGAGATTGAGAAGAACTCCAACCTCAGGCAACCTGAAGTAAGTATTGCAATGAGATACCTCAAAGATAATAACTGGGTGAACATAAGAGAAGAAAAGAAAACTGAAGGCAAGGGTAGACCAGTTAAACTTTACAGACTTGTCACCCCACTTGAACAAATAGTTTATAATATAGAACAAAAAATTCTTCTTGAAAGCAGATATATCCTCAATAACATTGAAAAGCTGAAAAGACTTGCATAATATCTTTTTTGCTTTTTGCTGCCAATGACAGCACAAACTCTTTTTTACAGGGAACATTATATCACCCTATAACAAACAATTGTTCCTATCGAAGATTTTAAGTTAATAATAGATGTTGTATACATCCTTATCGCAGTCACACGAATGGAGTTAATCTTTTGAGCACTATAAGTGAAAAAATATTCAGCCGTGCATCAGGAAAAAAAGCGAAGGCGAACGATTTTGTTATAGCCGATGTAGATTTTGCCATGGCACATGATGGAACAAGCATCCTTGCTGTAAGAGCTTTCAGGGAAATGGAAGAAAATAAAGTATGGAACCCTGAAAAAATAATAATACCATTTGACCACCTCACACCTGCAAATACAGATACTACTGCCGCATTACAGCATGATATCCGCGGATGGATAAAAGATCAGGGCATCAAAAACTTTTACGATATAGGCGAAGGTATATGCCACCAATTGCTCCCAGAGAATGGATTTGCATTGCCAGGTAAACTCATCGTCGGGGCAGACTCACATTCCTGCACTTACGGAGCATTCGGAGCATTTGCAACCGGTGTCGGAGCCACGGACATGGCAGAAATTTTTGCAGCCGGAAAACTATGGTTCAAGGTACCTGAAAGTATCAGGATAAATGCTGAAGGTAAATTCAACAAGGGAGTATATGCAAAAGATCTTACACTCAAAATAATAGGCACCCTTGGAATTGCCGGTGCAACCTACAAGGCTGCCGAGTTCTATGGAAGCACAATAGACGCCCTTTCCATGTCAGGCAGGATGACCCTTTCTAACATGGCAATTGAAATGGGAGCAAAAGCAGGCATAATTCCCCCTGACAAGACAACCTTTGATTTTATTGAAGATATTGCAGCCGTTGAATACGATTCGGTTTACGCTGATGAGGATGCAGTCTATTCAAAAGAATACGACTTCGATACAAATGAAATTGAACCGCAAATTGCCATCCCGCACCAGGTTGACAATGTTAGCGATATATCTGACATCAAACCTACAAAACTCGATCAGGCATTTATAGGAACCTGTACCAATGGCAGACTTGAGGACCTTGAAGTTGCCGCATCCATCCTCAAAGGAGAAAAGGTTGCCATCAGAACTATTGCAATACCTGCATCACGTAATATTCTAATAGAGGCCGTCAGAAACGGTACAATAGAGATTCTTCTGGAAGCCGGAGTTACGATTGGCTCACCAGGATGCGGGCCATGTCTTGGAGGCCATATGGGAGTTATCGGTAAAGATGAAGTATGCATTTCAACAGCCAACAGGAACTTCAAAGGAAGAATGGGAACCGGTGGCTACATTTATCTTGCATCACCTGCGACTGCAGCTGCCTCTGCACTTACCGGTGAGATTACTGACCCTCGTGAAATTTAAAAATAACAAAATATATCCGGAGATATTATAATGGAACTTGATAAGCCAAAACTTGAACATCTTATTGGACACTGGATAGAACACAACGAAAGCCACAGTGAGAGTTTCAGCGAATGGGCTACAAAAATCGAGACAGCAGGCTATAAGGAAATAGCTGAAGATATAAAAATGGCAGCAGAGAAAATGAATGAATGTTCCAAATTGCTGAAAAAAGCAAAAAATAAACTGGAATAAAACAGGAAAACGTACATGCGAAAATCACCAACAAAGATTGTAATATATGCAATCTTTATCGCATCATACCTTATATTTTTTTCAGGAATGGCAATTGCAGCCACGAGTGTCAACATAATTCCTTCTGCACAAGAAGTGAAATCAGGAGAAGCTTTTGAATTTGATATTTATATCAAACCGGACACACCGATCTATGGTTTGCAATTTGACCTTACATACGATAGCTCTCTTGTAGCCATCAATAGCATTGAAGAAGGAAGTTTTTTTGCAAATAGTGATGCACCAGTGATATTCAACCCTGGAACCATCAGCAAATCAACAGGAACGGTTTCACAGATATACAGCTCACTGATTAAGGGAGAAGGTGTCACAGATGAAGGCATCTTCTGCACGGTCACGCTCGAGGCACAATCAAAAAATGGCCCCTGTCAGCTCAGAATCACAAATCTCGTGCTTGGGAACCAACGGGGAGAAGAATTACCAGCAACAACATTTGATTCGATAATAACTATAACCGGTGCAGATGATAATATTCAAAATGGGTTCAACAATATTCCGATACAAGATGAAGTGTCCACATCTAACATCAGGCAAGATGCTGATTCAAATGAAAATGACGAGATGTTTCTGGCAAGTACACCTGACCAGGCAGAAGAAGACGGAATGAATGAATCAGATATTCCTGAAATAGACAACAGCAAAAAATCAAACTGGATAATTCTTATTTTTGCAGCAATTGGATTCTTTGCAATTGCTTACTTCCTTGACCGGAAAAAGTAGAATTATTACAAAGGGATACAGAGAAAATCCCTTTGTAACGGTAATTTAATATTTTTATCTTCCAAGTTCTGCATGAGCCTTTGCCAAATGGCCAGCAGCTTGTGCACCTATCAGTGATATCTCGCCTGCAAGCACAGCAGAAGCAATTATCTCAGCAAGCTTTTTTGAATTGGAACCTGGTGGATTTCCAGAGCCTTTTACACCCAGCAATCTCAGGCAGTCGCTCTGTGTGCCCAGATTTGTGCCACCTCCAACAGTACCTATGGCCATTGCAGGAAGAGTAACAGAGCAGTACAGTTCACCATATTTGTTCAATTCCATCGTAGTTATAGCACTGCTACCTTCAACAACATGAGCAGGGTCCTGACCACAGGCAAGGTACATTGCAGCTATAATATTTGCAGCATGCGCATTATACCCAAGCGAACCTGCACGTGCAGAACCAAGAAGATTCTTGCGATAGTTCACTTCCACCATTGTTTCAGGTTTACACTTGAGACGCGACTCCACAATTTCTGCAGGGATCGTCACATCTGCAACGACGGTTTTACCCCTTCCAAGTATAGAGTTTATTGCAGCGGGCTTCTTGTCAGTACACATATTACCGGAAAGAGACACAGGAATGGCACCGAACTCATCCTTTATGAGACTTAGAACCGCATCTGTAGCAATCGTAACCATGTTCATCCCCATAGCGTCTTTAGTATCATAGGAAAAGCGAACATAGACAGTATTGCCTGTAACAAATGCCTGCACATCCACAAGCTCACCAAACCGTGTGGTTTCAGAGGCTTTCGTTTTCATCCTGGAAAGAACAGCAGGATCCTGGAGCCAGTCTGCAAACTCTTTAGACTTTATCACATTTTCCAGCCTGAACACCGGAGCTCGTGTCATTAGATCACGGAATATGCGGACATTTGCACCACCAGACCTTGTAATAACAGAACATCCACGATTCACACTGGCAACAAGAGCACCTTCTGTAGTAGCCAGCGGTATCTGGAATATACCATCCGAAAACTCACCGTTTACTTTTAACGGAGAAGCTACCCCCAAGGGAATCTGAATAGCTCCGATCATGTTCTCTATATTTCTTTTGCCTGCATCTTCAACATCTATTGAGAAATTCTGTATATGATCAAAATTAAATCCGGAAGTTTTCTCAAGAGCATATCTCCTGATCATAACAGCAGTCTGTTTGTCCGTCAGACTATCCAGTTTATGAAAAGAAATCTTACCAGAAATAAGATCATCCAGTAATTCTTGTTTATCTTTGTTCAAATCCATTCTTGATTTCATAATAATCTTCCGTGAATAAAACAAACAGCATCCTGTATCTTTTTTATAAGTACGCACTTGGTTTCAATAATACAAATAGTTCACGCCTAGTTGCTTTTTGAATTATGAGAGAGTAAGTAATGCTAGCAAATAAAATTAAATACGTGCTTTTTTATATAAGGATGGCATAATAAACTATATTCAAAAAAGTACTAGTGATAATCATCATATACTTTTGAGTGAAAGTATATATCGAATCCTTATATTCAAGAAGTTTGGGATTATAAATTAGATATTTAATATACACTAACAGGTGGTTTAATATGACAGATGCCGACCCATCAGAGAGAGTTAATTCCGGAATACCCGGACTGGATGAAATGTTGCGCGGAGGATTCTTCGAAGGAACTGCAAATGTCGTATCAGGAGATTCTGGTACAGGTAAAACGATATTTGGGACACAGTTCATAGTCGAAGGAGTTAAAAAAGGTGAAAAAGTAATGTGTATTATCACCTCCGAAGAATCAAAATCCATTGTTAAGGAAATGAAAACGTCCTTTGACTGGAATCTTGAGGAATATGTTGAACAGGGTCTGCTCACTTTTGTCGATATCACAGATCCAAGTCTTCGCCTTCAGAAAAGTGTTGAGATTGCACCATCTGAGCTAATCAAAAGTTTTAAGAAACTGGTTGAAAGCAAAATAGAGGACATACAGCCAACACGCATATTTATTGACTCAGTTGAGGCACTTTTCCTTGCCATTGAATCAAATTACAAGTTAAGAACGCTCATAGATGACGTATTCAGCGTGTTTAGAAAGCATAATGTAACCTCTGTAATAACAGTCGGAGCAATGTTCGGGCTTGACGAAATGGTAGAATATGGTGCAGATTCAGTCGTTAAACTGGGCCGTATTATTTCAGGAAACAACCTTCAGCGCTCAATTTATATAATGAAGATGAGGGGGTCCGGCACAATAAACGAAGTACGCGTACTTAACATTTCAGACAATGGTATGTCAGTACTTGCACAATCACCATATCTGGAATAATAGTGGCAATTGAAGCCACGTTTTCATTTCTTTTTAAAAATAAGGTAACTATTCAGCCTGGCACGATTTGCCTATTGGTACTGATTTCATCGAAATAGAGATGTCTGCTCACTAACAATCTAACAATCAAAAAAGCAATCAATAGCAACAATCAAAATAAATGATCCTAATGAAATTTACGTTTCAACTTTTTGTCAAGATTGTTATTGATAGCGTTTTTATCAGGCTGAATAGTTACAAAATAAGTTTTACAATAAATACCAATCATTGTCATTGGTTTTTTCGCCATCATCAAAATCAGGATTCTTTGACTCTTTTCCGATAATGGTTGCAATTGAATTTGAAAAGTCCTGAAGATAACTTGCCTGATTAAGACTTCCATAAATGAATTTCTTCCCCGGCTGGACATGTGCGTTGACCGTATATTCTTTTGGAACTATTATTACTTCAACGCCAGACATTTCAACCGCAAGCTCCATAGCTTTCCTGAAATCACCTATGCAATAAGCGATACGATGCTTATAATTGTCACGCGTTTTTTCAAGATACTGCGATAACCTCTGGCTTTCCATCTTAATGAAATCTCTTTTGATCTTTGCAACATTACATTTTCCAAGCATGAATTGATAATCCATAAAAGGATATTCCGTATCCAGTTCCCTTGGAGTGATACCGCATGTTCCAAAAACGACAATATGCACATCCTCAGGATCAAGCATTCCAAATATTACTTTGTCGAATATTTTATGAGAAGGACTCTCATGATATGGTTTTTTCTTTGCACAAGGAACAAATATACAGAATTCCCGAACCGGTGCTTCATATTCAGAAAGTACCCACTCATTTGCACGTATCATATCAGGGTGATATATTATCTCATCAGTATCCAACGGGAGACTTGAGCGCTCTTTTTCAGGTATTATTGTCAAGGAAGATAGAATTCTGGCAAACTATATATATAATTGACGCAATCTTTAAGCGGTTTTGTGCAAATTGTACAATCATCATCATCATCATCATCATTAAAACTTATTATAAAATATCTGAGGAAAAAACATGGCAAGTTCTATACCTGAAATGCTAAGAGCCGAATGCAAATGTGAAGACATGGCAAAATGCATACTCGGACTAAAGGAACTTGACATCAATACATATAAAACCCTGCTTGAAAACGGTGCCATGACAGCAGAGAAACTCGGAGAACTGCTTAATCGTGAGCGAAGCACAGCATACCGCTCATTACAAAACCTCATTGCCGCCGGACTTGTATACAGAGAAACAAAATCTATTTCCATCGGCGGATACTACTATGAATATGTTGCCATTGAACCGACCGTGGTTAAGGAAATGATCAAAAAAACCATAGACAAATGGTACCAAAAAATGAATGATCTTATCGAAAACTTCGACAAAGAACTTTTGGCTTAGGAAAGACTAGTGTTTGTCACCCAGAGGAATACTGAAACTGAAGTTACTACCCTGGCCAGGCTCACTTTCAACTGACACCATCCCGCCATGCATTTCAACGAATTTTTTTACAAGTGATAGTCCAAGGCCTGTACCATCATATTCTCTTGAAATAGTAGAATCGATTTGCTGGAAAGGAAGAAATAACCTACCAACATCATCAGATGAGATGCCTATACCAGTATCAATCACGGAGAACTTCATTATATCATCCCTTTTGTGTGCCTTTAATAGAACAGAACCGCCATCCGAAGTAAACTTCACTGCATTGCTTGCAAGATTGAACAATATCTGCTTGAACCGGATCTTGTCAGCATTTACTAATAAGTTATCAGGAACAATAGAACTTTCAAGTTTTATGTTCTTTTTCCTTGCAAGAGGAGAAATGATATTCAAGACTGTCATGAACATTTCACTAGCAAAGAAATCTTCATAATACAATTCCATTTTTCCAGATTCTACTTTTGAGATATCAAGAATGTCATTGATCAATTTCAAGAGATGCCTCCCACTATTAGAAATATGATTTAAGGACTTTTTCTGCTGCGAACCGAGCACCCCAAAGGACTCTTCTAGCAAAAGATCAGAATAACCAATTACGGCATTCAAAGGCGTTCGAAGCTCGTGACTCATAGTTGCAAGAAACTCACTCTTGATCCTGTTAGCTTCCTCAGCCGATATCCTTGCATTGATTATAGCCTCTGCGGCATCTTTTTGTACAGATATGTCCTGGAAATTCTCCAGAATATATTGCTCTCCCTCAATGAAGATCTTCTTTGCATTTTTCAATATCGAGTCTTGGTTCCATCTTTGCATTTGATGGCAGTATCCATTCCCTGGAATCCATCAAGACAATCAATCCATATTGGACATTTTTTCGATAATGAACCCTTGGGACAAACAATATCACATAGTTGTCCTAAAAGTTCCTCCTTCCCATAGCCTGTAATCTCGCAAGTACGCTGATTTACGTCTTCTATTACGTAATCTTTACCGATGATGATCATCCCACCTGGCATGTTCTCATACAAAGTCTGGAAACGTTCCTCACTTTCTTTTAGAGTGTTTTCAGCCTTTTTACGCTCAGTTATATCATCAAGGTACAAAAGAACTTTATCATTGTCCTGTGAACTCACATATACAGTAGAAACCAGGAATTTATGAATTGAAACAACACCATCATCACTAAGAGTATCCATACTTCCTTCAATTTTATGAAAATCAGAACCTAACCTAAATGACTCAGCAATGATAGCACGAATAGAACAGGTAACACAATTATGATTTGTGCCACACCCATCCCCTCCAAATGAATTGACACATGAAAATATAGTCCCTAATGCGAACCCAAGTATATCCTTAGGGTCCTTTCCTATGGTTTCAACGCCAATCCTATTGATGCGCTCCACTCGAAAGTTATGATCGACTATCAAAATCAAATTTGGAGCATGCTCATAAGCTATGTCCAGCGCTTTCTCTTGAATAGAAAAGTCATCCTTCATTTCACAAACCCTCCGTAATAATATTGCCAACATACTCCCCATCACCAAATAGGGAAACATCCATGTTTTCGGAAAGAGTGCTATTCAATAGTGAGCTAGTAAACAGAGCATCAAACTTTGCATTGAACTCCATTTCATCGTATGAGTAAAAGACACTATCATTTCCCATGACATGAACATCATCAGGATTAACTAAGCTTGATGTTAATAATGAAAATACCGTACATTCCATTTCCGCAAGCCTTGATTTGAGCATAGAATCCTGTTTTCCAGCACAATCAAACAACAATAATTTGTTCATGAACTCACTTCTAACCAGTAAACAAGCTTCTACTAATCATCTTGCACAATTGTAAAATTAGAGAGCTTGCAGAGTCATACATAATATAAAGTTACTAATATAAAAAAGTACTGGAATATTACTTTCCACCATAAGAGACGCATATGAAAGTATTTTAAAAATAATTAAACTGTTTTTTGATTGTAAACCTACTATAGTCCACATGAGAAATAGAACCTTCTGATTACTTTATCGGAAGAATACGCTGCAATACAATGAAATTCACCATCTGACCCTTACCATCCAAGGACAAAAAAAGCTAACTAACGTAAATACTCCGGGAGCCTGAATATTAGACCCCCAACCTTTTTTTATATTAATTGCATTACAATTTCGGGATTATAAGAGAGATTTGAACATACCCGTTTAATGTATGTATCAGACACTAATCTTCCTGAACAGATAGGAACCAACTACCACCATCATTACCGTAAATCCTGAAAGGACTACAAAACTTATTGCAGGATCTATCTGGGAACTGCCGAGAAGTCCATACCTGATACCTTCAACTCCATAAGTCAGAGGATCCAGTAATGTAAGGAACCTGACT
Encoded proteins:
- a CDS encoding DUF1638 domain-containing protein produces the protein MPSLYLLSCRMFEDELVHIFEEEDENSRLIMIENENIEVIKEKLNDVSIEYEVISLNDVPSKLGQTDDFVVVLNILEFALDADPSLLKEKVYMSIEEMGDIFNGFLVFYGLCGNVLGSLESDFAYLGVPVRILKDAQGNIVDDCICAAFGDRNAYVAAMKGGERGEGIYFLTPMQAANWKEMLVLAKLTPDPDNIKMTKMVFDYSGYKHVGKVDTGLCYEKKFDEAVDEFACLFDFEKKLFTGSTKVADECYYSIKKEITNGYSIERVANKD
- a CDS encoding archaellin/type IV pilin N-terminal domain-containing protein — encoded protein: MNSINSNKKWESSTKGQIGIGTLIIFIAMVLVAAVAASVLIQTSGVLQQDALSTGKEATKEVSSNLMIHNIEGFRSENSDTDMSSTIDVFKLTMGLNAASEPVDLNQVIISITDGFRSNNLVHAGNRNSLSPRSDFQGNMSGFSADAAANLQKLFTENTTIGNAELNVTYVNAQNYFSVDDIRDEDDSFSQSIPVMTTGDIVVIYIPTASQTSADTGYATLSSINISSSLQDSGLNLVPRTSVNMVLTPEAGASANADFILPTTYGSNAMVQLYP
- a CDS encoding ATPase domain-containing protein, with the protein product MTDADPSERVNSGIPGLDEMLRGGFFEGTANVVSGDSGTGKTIFGTQFIVEGVKKGEKVMCIITSEESKSIVKEMKTSFDWNLEEYVEQGLLTFVDITDPSLRLQKSVEIAPSELIKSFKKLVESKIEDIQPTRIFIDSVEALFLAIESNYKLRTLIDDVFSVFRKHNVTSVITVGAMFGLDEMVEYGADSVVKLGRIISGNNLQRSIYIMKMRGSGTINEVRVLNISDNGMSVLAQSPYLE
- the hmgA gene encoding hydroxymethylglutaryl-CoA reductase (NADPH) — translated: MKSRMDLNKDKQELLDDLISGKISFHKLDSLTDKQTAVMIRRYALEKTSGFNFDHIQNFSIDVEDAGKRNIENMIGAIQIPLGVASPLKVNGEFSDGIFQIPLATTEGALVASVNRGCSVITRSGGANVRIFRDLMTRAPVFRLENVIKSKEFADWLQDPAVLSRMKTKASETTRFGELVDVQAFVTGNTVYVRFSYDTKDAMGMNMVTIATDAVLSLIKDEFGAIPVSLSGNMCTDKKPAAINSILGRGKTVVADVTIPAEIVESRLKCKPETMVEVNYRKNLLGSARAGSLGYNAHAANIIAAMYLACGQDPAHVVEGSSAITTMELNKYGELYCSVTLPAMAIGTVGGGTNLGTQSDCLRLLGVKGSGNPPGSNSKKLAEIIASAVLAGEISLIGAQAAGHLAKAHAELGR
- a CDS encoding transcriptional regulator, with amino-acid sequence MRDKKPSGMSEKEYEIVELLRKLDINRTVALTLACLSCGEEITSREIEKNSNLRQPEVSIAMRYLKDNNWVNIREEKKTEGKGRPVKLYRLVTPLEQIVYNIEQKILLESRYILNNIEKLKRLA
- a CDS encoding peptidylprolyl isomerase, with amino-acid sequence MKKILLFVLVICVLFACGCAESDNSQTVKTGDYVSVNYTGSLEDGTVFDTSRADVAMAENLYNPYRSYEPLPFIAGAGQMIKGFDDAVMGMAVGEKKTVTILPEDGYGAYCPELLIPVPVGEFQSANITPVIGQKVTYQSQPVTIVNISEENVTLDCNHNLAGKTLIFDIELVSIEKA
- a CDS encoding cohesin domain-containing protein, producing MRKSPTKIVIYAIFIASYLIFFSGMAIAATSVNIIPSAQEVKSGEAFEFDIYIKPDTPIYGLQFDLTYDSSLVAINSIEEGSFFANSDAPVIFNPGTISKSTGTVSQIYSSLIKGEGVTDEGIFCTVTLEAQSKNGPCQLRITNLVLGNQRGEELPATTFDSIITITGADDNIQNGFNNIPIQDEVSTSNIRQDADSNENDEMFLASTPDQAEEDGMNESDIPEIDNSKKSNWIILIFAAIGFFAIAYFLDRKK
- a CDS encoding 3-isopropylmalate dehydratase large subunit, with amino-acid sequence MSTISEKIFSRASGKKAKANDFVIADVDFAMAHDGTSILAVRAFREMEENKVWNPEKIIIPFDHLTPANTDTTAALQHDIRGWIKDQGIKNFYDIGEGICHQLLPENGFALPGKLIVGADSHSCTYGAFGAFATGVGATDMAEIFAAGKLWFKVPESIRINAEGKFNKGVYAKDLTLKIIGTLGIAGATYKAAEFYGSTIDALSMSGRMTLSNMAIEMGAKAGIIPPDKTTFDFIEDIAAVEYDSVYADEDAVYSKEYDFDTNEIEPQIAIPHQVDNVSDISDIKPTKLDQAFIGTCTNGRLEDLEVAASILKGEKVAIRTIAIPASRNILIEAVRNGTIEILLEAGVTIGSPGCGPCLGGHMGVIGKDEVCISTANRNFKGRMGTGGYIYLASPATAAASALTGEITDPREI